In the genome of Pelobacter seleniigenes DSM 18267, one region contains:
- a CDS encoding AAA family ATPase codes for MKPATKQYSFRFLGSVTVESDGRRLEATLPQKGLALLAYLATTPGVPQARRKLADFFWPELSEEAGRNNLRQVLLGLKRTLGAAAEPPCLITTRNEVCYQAVGHCSSDLADFLLEIPACQTFANNEDCAVCLPALQAKADLYRGAFLENLMLEGSPEFDSWLQIQRERLEQRALFMLERIASCHENQGRLDDALAVAERFAELAPWSDEGIRRVIRLAALTGQRGFALNRYQAFCRTLKAELGVQPESKTRQLAQNIQNGELLPYLAPAAPPLESAAELPSQSLERRQVTICYCRLLPLQAGDPDEEYELLKIPLQRCKEVLQRSGAYLLENMSGAGVLAYFGFPQARENMAALAVNASLHLKNLDLAGVRLQIAIHSGLVLSAMDKLQPDVIGRITGRVLELANLAANKDILISRTVYERVQNFFECREVATRPVPEEPIAEPCYLIVGAAFSESHLDRLAGMPPLVGREQELAKLKECWAAVTKGAGKALLVQGEPGIGKSRLLSSFREILPATGCLILDLRCSFEFSQSPFQPVINLLKRSLGFQSGADPAARSAKLADAISLLYPDDSGQILSAAAELLAVPVNGRNLASGVTVPQRRQLTLTLLLELLAKLASQRSVLVVVEDLHWSDPSTLELVELLLEQGVPNGLCLLLTARPEFAPPWQPATVASVRLGPLSNQDIAAIVTAVGPDTGLSLRQQIVARADGVPLFAEELSRLPTGFAEGDAPAVPASLHDLLATRLDRLGQDKRLAQLAATIGREFSPQLVAKLTLLEEEETIAALLRLKQVGLVAILTADRWQFRHALFRDAAYLSQTRGDREAAHRQIAEILTADYPEIGSSQPELLAYHWTSAGAFEPAINSWLQAGLQAQSHSAHQEAVRHFNAGLALLTRLEPAQQSLHREWQFLVGLGASAYATEGYASPQGAAAYLRAVELGEQKEFPEQSFPALWGLWAGASSHANWGHSLHLAKRLVKIVQNGKDPLARQQGYFALGNVQFWRGEFLESRRCLEKSLREYLPERHMELESSYGENAFATGNGYLSWNLCVLGFPRQALAAGQQAVAEAERCGHPFSLGYALTFLTVLQRMRRQPRLTLELAERTIALAQKHDFPLWLVGATVEKGWAKTMLGQLDGLTEMQWSLDQVASLMSGISVIFLETQVDSLRCAGQTEKALTVIERAFELIEQLDDHHAEAELYRHKGLCLQRLSAGNAEPAEACLRQALQISRRQAALLYELRAAIALNRLLNRQGRGEEGRRLLTDVRRRLNLTCASPHLLPAVV; via the coding sequence ATGAAACCTGCAACCAAGCAATATTCTTTTCGTTTTTTGGGATCCGTTACGGTAGAGAGTGATGGGCGGCGGCTGGAGGCGACATTGCCGCAGAAGGGGCTGGCATTGTTGGCCTATCTGGCGACAACCCCGGGGGTGCCGCAGGCGCGGCGCAAGCTGGCCGATTTCTTCTGGCCGGAACTGTCCGAAGAGGCCGGGCGAAACAACCTCAGGCAGGTTCTGCTGGGGTTGAAGAGGACTTTGGGAGCGGCTGCTGAACCTCCCTGCCTGATCACGACCCGTAATGAAGTCTGCTATCAGGCTGTTGGACACTGCTCCTCGGATCTTGCCGATTTTTTGCTTGAAATCCCTGCCTGTCAGACCTTTGCCAATAACGAGGACTGTGCTGTTTGCCTGCCCGCCCTGCAAGCCAAGGCCGATCTCTACCGCGGTGCTTTCTTGGAAAACCTCATGCTGGAGGGCAGTCCGGAGTTTGACAGCTGGCTGCAGATTCAGCGAGAAAGACTGGAGCAGCGGGCGCTGTTTATGCTGGAACGGATTGCTTCCTGCCATGAAAATCAGGGTCGACTGGATGATGCGCTGGCGGTGGCGGAGCGTTTTGCGGAACTGGCCCCCTGGAGCGACGAAGGCATACGCAGGGTCATCCGCCTGGCGGCATTGACCGGACAGCGCGGGTTTGCCCTGAACCGGTATCAGGCGTTCTGTCGAACCCTGAAAGCAGAACTTGGCGTGCAGCCGGAAAGCAAAACACGGCAGTTGGCACAGAATATTCAGAACGGCGAGCTGCTCCCCTATCTTGCCCCTGCGGCTCCGCCGCTTGAAAGTGCTGCTGAACTCCCTTCACAAAGTCTCGAACGACGGCAGGTCACCATCTGTTATTGCCGCTTGCTGCCGCTGCAGGCAGGAGATCCGGATGAAGAATATGAACTGCTGAAAATACCCCTGCAGCGCTGTAAAGAGGTTCTCCAGCGCAGCGGCGCATATCTGCTCGAAAACATGAGCGGTGCCGGCGTGCTGGCTTATTTCGGGTTTCCGCAGGCCCGGGAAAATATGGCTGCGCTGGCGGTCAATGCCTCGTTACACCTGAAAAATCTTGATTTGGCTGGGGTGAGGTTGCAGATCGCTATCCATAGTGGGCTGGTGCTGAGCGCCATGGATAAGTTGCAGCCGGATGTGATCGGCAGGATAACCGGGCGGGTGCTGGAGTTGGCCAATCTGGCGGCGAACAAAGATATTCTTATCAGCCGCACGGTTTATGAACGGGTGCAGAATTTTTTTGAGTGTCGCGAGGTGGCAACTCGTCCGGTTCCGGAGGAACCGATTGCTGAGCCCTGCTATCTGATTGTCGGGGCCGCTTTCAGTGAGAGCCATCTTGACCGGTTGGCCGGAATGCCCCCGCTGGTTGGGCGCGAGCAGGAACTGGCCAAGCTGAAAGAGTGCTGGGCTGCCGTGACCAAAGGGGCGGGAAAAGCGCTGCTCGTGCAAGGCGAGCCGGGGATCGGTAAATCCCGATTGCTCAGCAGTTTCAGGGAAATTTTGCCGGCAACGGGCTGTCTGATCTTGGATTTGAGGTGTTCCTTTGAATTCAGTCAATCTCCGTTCCAACCGGTTATCAATCTTCTTAAACGCAGCCTCGGTTTCCAATCGGGCGCTGATCCGGCGGCTCGTTCGGCAAAGCTGGCTGATGCGATCTCGTTGTTGTACCCCGATGACAGCGGCCAGATTTTGAGTGCGGCGGCCGAGTTGTTGGCTGTGCCGGTGAACGGCCGGAACCTGGCCTCGGGGGTCACCGTGCCACAACGACGGCAGTTGACTTTGACCCTGCTGCTGGAGTTGCTGGCGAAGCTGGCCAGCCAGCGCTCGGTGCTGGTCGTTGTCGAGGATCTCCATTGGAGTGACCCCTCAACCCTGGAGCTCGTGGAACTGCTGCTGGAACAGGGGGTTCCCAATGGGCTCTGTTTGCTGCTCACAGCCCGGCCGGAGTTTGCTCCACCCTGGCAACCCGCAACCGTCGCTAGTGTCCGCCTCGGACCATTGTCGAACCAGGACATCGCCGCCATTGTCACCGCAGTGGGGCCGGATACCGGACTGTCATTGCGGCAACAGATCGTTGCCCGCGCTGATGGTGTTCCGCTGTTTGCCGAGGAGCTGAGCCGGTTGCCGACGGGCTTTGCTGAGGGGGATGCCCCTGCGGTGCCGGCCAGCCTGCATGACCTGCTGGCAACCAGACTGGATCGCCTGGGTCAGGATAAACGGTTGGCTCAGCTGGCCGCCACAATCGGCAGGGAATTTTCCCCTCAATTGGTTGCGAAACTAACTCTTTTGGAAGAGGAAGAAACCATCGCGGCTCTGTTGCGGTTGAAGCAGGTTGGGCTGGTTGCTATTCTTACGGCCGATCGCTGGCAGTTCCGCCATGCTCTGTTTCGCGATGCGGCCTATCTGTCGCAGACCCGCGGCGATCGGGAGGCCGCCCACCGGCAAATCGCGGAGATTCTTACCGCCGACTATCCGGAGATCGGCAGCAGCCAGCCGGAATTGCTGGCTTACCACTGGACCAGCGCCGGCGCGTTTGAGCCGGCCATCAACAGTTGGTTGCAAGCGGGGCTGCAGGCTCAGTCGCACAGTGCTCACCAGGAAGCGGTCAGGCATTTTAATGCCGGGCTTGCTTTGCTGACGCGGTTGGAGCCGGCTCAACAAAGCCTGCACCGGGAATGGCAATTCCTGGTCGGTCTGGGGGCATCGGCCTATGCCACGGAAGGCTATGCGTCCCCCCAGGGCGCGGCCGCCTATCTGCGCGCGGTCGAGTTGGGCGAGCAGAAGGAATTTCCGGAGCAGAGTTTTCCGGCGCTGTGGGGGCTGTGGGCCGGGGCCAGTTCCCATGCCAACTGGGGGCATTCCCTGCATCTGGCCAAGCGGCTGGTCAAAATCGTCCAAAACGGGAAAGACCCGCTGGCCCGCCAACAGGGCTACTTTGCCCTGGGGAATGTCCAGTTCTGGCGCGGTGAATTCCTGGAATCGCGGCGCTGCCTGGAAAAATCGCTTCGGGAGTATCTGCCTGAACGGCATATGGAACTGGAAAGCAGTTACGGCGAAAACGCCTTTGCCACTGGCAACGGCTATCTGTCCTGGAACCTCTGTGTACTCGGGTTTCCCCGGCAGGCGCTGGCCGCCGGACAACAGGCCGTGGCCGAAGCCGAGCGCTGTGGTCATCCTTTCAGCCTTGGCTATGCCCTGACCTTCTTGACTGTTCTACAGCGGATGCGCCGGCAGCCCCGGTTGACCCTGGAATTGGCGGAGCGGACCATTGCCCTGGCCCAAAAGCATGATTTCCCATTATGGCTGGTGGGAGCAACCGTAGAAAAAGGCTGGGCCAAGACCATGCTGGGGCAGCTCGACGGACTAACGGAGATGCAGTGGAGTCTGGACCAGGTTGCTTCGCTGATGAGTGGAATCTCGGTGATCTTCCTCGAAACCCAGGTGGACAGTTTGCGTTGTGCGGGGCAGACGGAGAAAGCGTTAACGGTCATTGAGCGGGCTTTTGAGCTGATTGAGCAGCTGGACGATCATCATGCCGAAGCGGAACTGTATCGGCATAAAGGCCTCTGTTTGCAGCGGTTGTCCGCCGGCAATGCTGAACCAGCCGAGGCCTGTCTGCGGCAGGCGCTGCAGATCAGCCGCAGGCAGGCTGCCCTGCTCTACGAACTGCGTGCAGCAATAGCGCTGAACCGGCTGCTGAACCGGCAGGGCCGGGGTGAAGAAGGGCGCCGACTGCTGACTGATGTCCGCCGGCGCTTGAATTTGACCTGTGCGTCTCCCCATCTTTTGCCTGCGGTGGTTTGA